A stretch of Methylogaea oryzae DNA encodes these proteins:
- a CDS encoding methyltransferase, with product MSKEPISIGRREKELSVYLERQPYFVEQDGIRLKIAKNVFPSDFGITSSFVGDFMLRQQPVGVALDMACGSGYFAFLLKKIGCSTVYGVDFNRDAVACAKENLGLNPALAPIEFIHSDLFADVPPVKLDAIMFNFNYYPSDGTYGLNADGGREILERFFRQVPAYINDGARIYIPYSQFVGEEHDPKRIGAAFGFACSVAASVANEAGEHYIYEITKT from the coding sequence ATGTCGAAGGAACCCATCAGCATCGGGAGACGGGAAAAAGAGCTGTCGGTCTATTTGGAGCGGCAGCCCTATTTCGTCGAGCAGGACGGCATCCGGCTGAAAATCGCCAAAAACGTTTTCCCGTCGGATTTCGGCATCACCAGCTCGTTCGTCGGCGACTTCATGCTGAGGCAGCAACCGGTCGGCGTCGCCTTGGACATGGCCTGCGGCAGCGGTTATTTCGCTTTCCTGCTGAAAAAAATCGGCTGTTCCACCGTGTACGGCGTGGATTTCAACCGGGACGCCGTGGCTTGCGCCAAGGAAAACCTGGGTTTGAATCCCGCCCTGGCTCCCATCGAATTCATCCACAGCGATTTATTCGCCGACGTTCCGCCGGTGAAGCTCGACGCCATCATGTTCAACTTCAACTATTACCCGTCCGACGGGACATACGGGTTGAACGCGGACGGCGGCAGGGAAATCCTCGAGCGGTTTTTCCGCCAGGTTCCCGCTTATATCAACGACGGCGCGAGGATTTATATCCCTTACTCGCAATTCGTCGGCGAAGAGCACGACCCCAAGCGCATCGGCGCGGCCTTCGGCTTCGCTTGCTCGGTGGCGGCCAGCGTGGCGAACGAGGCCGGCGAGCATTACATCTACGAAATCACCAAGACGTAG